GCACatcacctcttttttttccccgaCAGCAGTCGCTATTGATGTTAATATTGTTATTACTGAAATGTATCTATggtttgtattttcttgttgtGGTCTGGTGTCTgaaatgatgagtaataggcgTCTTTGCTCAAATGCACAAGATGCTGTTTTAATTTTGTCGTATGTTTAaatttattattagttattttacTCTCATTTACCACTTTTAAGTTCTTAATTGCTGTAAAAATAACATCATCAGTTTCCTCTGTCCCACTCAATTGcctttcatttcaaatttaaGTTCATCCCACATCCTTAAGTCTTAACTCAGATTTACAGGTCCAGgtgtatattgtatgtaataAAAAATCTTAgagatttatttaaaataatttgtcagtgttttctctgCCGCTTAAGTAACTTGTACAATCTGTGGAAGGATTTGCAGTCGAAAGGGGACACGCGTCAGTGTTTGGTTACTAAAGAcacggggggaaaaaaatcccgCAGACAAAGATATTACTTGACGGGAAAAGTtgcaacagacacacaaacaaaatgcacGCTTTTACACACAAGGCTGCGCTTATACATTGatgagacaaagacacacagagatatCAACACACTTAATCCTCTCAAAGAAGAGTTAGAGACGGACGGACgaggcaggagagagagagagagagagagagcgagggatgGGGAGAGGAATCGTAGGGCGGCAGATGGCCAGAAAGACGTCAATCCTTTTCATTCTTCCCAGACAGCATAAGGGCACTGTGGGTAATTGCAAGCGGGACTGACGTTAACTTCGGTTCCCTGCACGTCAGAGAGGAGAGACCCGAGCGGAGTAGCACGGAAAAGGTGAAAGGCGGGAGGTCACCGCTCAGCAGAAATCTGAAAATCTGACAATGTGTCGAGGTACGACTGAAAGTGCGTGAAATTCGAATTTGTGATGATTGACTTAACGTCGAGGCTGATGGTGTCTGTGGAATGAAGCACTAATCTGCCCTgtagcatgagagagagagctgtccCTCCAACCGACACATGACATGGGGATATCACACCATCTGAGGCGACGGGGGGGGTCAGGAATTTAATCACTGCAGCCATCATCGTttagaggagtgtgtgtgtgtgtgtgtatatgtgtgtgtgtgtgtgtgagagaggggtGGGAGGATATGAAGAGCATCATCTGCTCCCTgtccattttctttactttagCTCAATTTTGAACATATTCTCATGTATTAATTTGTTATTAATCAACGCCAAATAATGAAGGTTTGACactaaaacagtttttaattaattcagttgTTTGACTTTACAATCTCTGAACAAAGTTAATGTGATCTGCTTAAACTGGACATTTGAGAAACCACTTTCAACAACTCAAACAgatatttttatcatattttttcagtatttttgtttgtgtaactTACGGTATATGTTTAAGCTCTATAAGTTATAAAAATGGAGTAAAAACACACCTATTCTAGTAAAGTGCTGACCTGCAGACAGACATTTGCACACTCATAACTCTGATGAATTTCTTTAACAGATGAATATCAATGTTTAGACACACTGTGTGCATCCGAAATAAATTCATCAgaattatttttagttttttttttgctgtatatATGAAAACAGTTCTtgcaaatcaataaaaaacaggaTTAACATCAATTTCAAGCCGCTCCACAGTCACTATAGTGTAGTTAAAAGTATTATTGATACATCACTTGATGATAAGCTTTAAAGGATGAGCGAaactttgattgattgatagagaATATGATGAAGATAACTGATAACAAGAGCCACAGATCacattgtatttactgtatatatacgtAGTCAGAAACAACACTGTGATTTTAACGTTTTTTTAGACACTGACTTGACCTCAAATATCCAACATAATCACAATACAAGttacttattacttattatACCACCTCAGTATAATAGATCTGTAATAAGTTAAGATTTGGTGTGTAAACTCATTCAGAAATCCACAGTTAATAGTGGTCCTAGACAGTAAATCTTTTGAATAACagaatgaaaataacaaaatgtgagTCATCTGGAGCATATGGCTTAAATGAACATGATCCCTTCAAGAAGAAAGATGTTGCATTTGGATACGCCAAGGTCGTTTATGTCATATTATTGTAAATCAAATCCACTGGCAGCAGGAATGAGACAGATGTCCAGCGGTGCcgtttttttaaaacacagtctGACATCTAGAGGCAGGATCACTCATCACACGCAGCAGAGCAACAGATAACCACACAAACAGCACTAACCGGTCTCAGTGAGTCGGGAACATTTTTCACATAGTTTGTGACCATAAAACTTGAAGAAAGTCAAAAGCACATGGCAATATAATATGAATAAACCCCTTTGAAAATAccgtaacacacacacacacacacacacaccgcgtGGTGCTTTcaaaaagttgtttagattCGAGCACACATCATCACATTCTCCCCGAGTCACCGCACCGGGAGTCATGTGGAAGGAATTCAGAAATCTCAGACATGAGTGATAAAATAGGATCTTTATTGAATAAAGTAAGACGTGTATATATACATAGCTCCTTCCGTCCTCCGGATACGTGTAGGTCATCCGCtctgtcaaaaaataaaacctcacattcatctactgtctttttttttttaaggtaacATGTGCAAAATCTACCTTTTCAGCATCAATCATTCATCTACTTTAGGCTCAAAAACTGACTGTAaacagtttgtattttctttcccAATAGAGAAGAGTGGCTCATTGAATTCATGTTAGTTACAATAGATTCTAGTGATGACAATTATTAACAATATACACTATGATATAAACCCACTTCTCTGCTGTCCGTCCGTATTCTCTCTAACAATATATGACTCTTTAAACCCCAGACGCCCTCATGATAGCAGtaaaaatttcaacattttctggaTATTCAATCAAGAGATAGTTTACAAAGTTATAGGAATATATGACTCTTTTACTtcatttgaatgtttgagcttctctgtgcagaacgatgtacgtgcagagtttgtttctctgcGCTCGCCTTAAATCAGAGTTTATTAGCATTAGGATTaggattttgtgacatcacaacgaGTTCGGAGGCCAATCCTGGTCCTGTTTGCAATTTACGCAACGTGATGTGGAAGCCTCTGGTGCACAAACACTGtccatcttgtgtccagcagttaaacttttgaaatagagaaggagaagatgcctttttaagtattttaacaagtcaagtgaacttttttttttaaaaaaagactataTTAGATACAAATTATTAATCACAAATTATTtacatgtcttaaaacatgtttgaaggGTATCTTTAAGGGACTACATCACACTGATACAGTTATAGTGTCATAAAACAGCTGCTTACTGATTTCCACCTCAGTCTAAAACGATCTAGTAGAGATTTTAAGACAATAATTAcctccagagagtagttctgtgtaatgtagacgccactgagcatgtgtgaaAAATGGTTCCGCTTACAGCGtttcgctagcttgttgtgcttcatatcacaacctcttgactttgcactacattgtaaataactttaatacaaagtcaagaggctGAAAGtatgatcgctgttattagtctttggagacGTTTCTAAATAAACTCTTCATGACGAAGGAACACGATACCCAGTGCAGCGCTGcggctcattgacatgtttttaatagttcaTGTCATTAATAGTTCAGTGGATTAAGATATATTAagctttgaatacacacacaatacttgtaaatagATCAGTTAATTTCTGCTTTGGctttgcacatgagatttgttgacaacaagaaaaatatacaaaatcaCAGCTTAATCCTTTAAGAAGGAAACTACAAACATTTTTGCAGCCGCTTTTCAAACCGTCAGAAGGTGAGCGCTTGGTTCTCAAAAGACTTCAGGGTTCAGTATCGCTTTAATAACACATCTACACTGTGCAGTTTAACATAGAGAGTTAATTGAGACGAAGTGATGAGCTGTGATGCTTGCTAAGGCTACAGCCACGTAGTTTCCAGTAGTGACTAGTTGAGCTCTGGACCATCAGAGTACAGTTTTGGCTTTATTACTGTAACAGAAATGTCAACTGGAGGCCTGCAGCTATACCGTCTCTGAGCTGAGATCAGCTTTCTCTGTGCTCCTCTCTGCTCCGTATCCATTACACTGTGTAACATACAAACTGGCTCCGGACCAACTACATGAACTCTTGTCTGCACCAGCGCCAGCCGATGAGCGATCTCTTTGTTGTCCGCGTCAGCATGAGATTACAGAACCGCATTTCTGTCATAGCTCTGACAAGTGTGGTGCATCAACAACGACGTGCACGGCAACAGTTAACAACATCGCAGTTCACTTAACATAATTAGATAAATATGCAGTGAATGGATATCCAGCATGCAGCACTGTCTCTGTATTGTAGTATCATCAGTTCTTTTTGTTGTACAAATTGAGTTTTGGTGTCTGTCCTCTCATGTGATCATCACTTTTACTTCCATTAGCTTTTATTTCAGACTTTTTCACTGATGATTACATTCAAGTGAGAGataagagtttgtttttctaaaaGACAGATCCAAGCCAAACGGTGAAGAACCTCACGGCTTATTTGGAAACACTTTTCTCAATTTTAAAGTCGTTTCTAGATTCTTCAAACACTTTTCCATCCCGCAGGAATGAAAACTATTTAATttgcatataaatattttaaaatcacctTCCAAGTTGGGCTTCTTTTATTCAGCCAAACAAAGATGATGCAACATGTTGCTTAATATGAAGTATTTATTATCAGGCTTATTTGTTTATATGAATTTTATACAAGCAATGAGTTACAGTGGGCTGCACCACATCTGGAACCATATTTGTCTGAGTCGCAACTCAGGAAAGTGGTTAAAATCTACTTTATTGTGCAGCAAATagaatatttttcattcatcagcTGGATGGAAGATTCTGTAAGGAATCCGGATAAACAGGAGTACGTTTTGTGTAACGACATGCAGGGATTTTTTTAGAGATTATCTTTTACTTATTTATGCTTATATCGGTGAGTCGAACAAAAGTCTCAAATCTTTGAGCGATAATCACATGAGCGGTATAAACTGGGCCTTGCAAGTCTTTGTGTTTCATACTGTATGCGTCTCCTCCCTTTCCCATTTCAACAGCATCTTTCCATCTTGACTCTCAGTGTTTGAGTGTTAACATGAAAACTCTTGTCTGTCTTTCCTGCTCTCCGTCAAACCTGAGTGACTAAAGGTTCTTTGAGGTAGAAGTTTATCCCCCTCTGATCACCAGCTACATGTCCTGCACAAAGTCCCGCCAGAAGAGTCCCATTAAGAGGAGGGCAGATACCCCTGTCCTGCCCGTACAGGGGTGTATAATCTCCCATGTATTCAGGCCCCTCGTCCGTCccatcctcatcttcctcccctTCATCGTCCTCTTTGTCCTTTTCCCAGAGTGACGTGGCGACGTGGTGATACTGCGTAGTGTCCTCACACTCCATCCCACGGTGGTAGAAATAGCTGAAGTTGGACACAATGACGGGCACCGGCAAAGAGATGGTGAGCACGCCGGCGATGGCGCACATGGAGCCCACCAGCTTCCCGCCGACCGTCTCCGGATACATGTCCCCGTAACCGACCGTCGTCATGGACACCACGGCCCACCAGAAAGCCTCCGGGATGCTTGTGAAAGCCGTGTCGGGACTGTCCACTTCTGCAAAGTAGACAGCACTAGAGAAGATTATGACTccgatgaagaggaagaagatgagcaGGGCGAGCTCTCGCAGGCTGGCCTTCAGCGTCTGGCCCAGGATCTGGAGGCCCTTGGAGTGACGAGAGAGCTTGAAGATCCTGAAGACCCTCACCAGCCTGATGACCCTGATGAGGGCCAGGGACATGGAGGGCTGCGCGCCTTTGTCTTTGACCAGCTCGGTGCCCAGCGTGACAAAATAGGGAATGATGGCGAGGAAATCGATAGTATTCATGATGTCTTTGAAGAAGTGAATCTTGTTCGGAGCGCAGATGAGGCGCACAATGAGTTCAAAGGAGAACCAGCAGATGCAGATTGTCTCCACGATGAAGAAGGGGTCCTGGAAGGGAGTGAAGCCAGGTGGGATCATGATGGTTTCGTTCGCTATAGTGGGGTGAGGTATGATGGTGAATTTCTGTAAAACAAAGGATGAAAGAAAAGCGGTTACAGTTGCACTCTAcgatttgaaaaaaatcaaagcgTATGTATTCTTTTCTAAGGGATTTTGTAACCACTTATGTTCTGTCATCTGTTGCTTATCAAACATGAGTAGAAAGGGGAAAGGTGAGGAAGCTCCATGGAGACGAGGGCTATGAGCGggtaaacagagagaaaacaaagatggCGTAAACAGGAGAAGAAGCGATTATCATGAAAGTTTGTCCTCAGCACATTTGGAATATGACATCTGTCATCAGGATTCGATTGAGTCTGTGATACTCTGCTaacttttctctcctctccgtTTTCACTGCCCTGCTTTATTTTTCCTCGCAGACTTTTATATAAATCAGTTTCTCTATATTTAAAcgcacaaaaaatattaagttCATGTGACTCTGGGTTGTGTTACACACCAGACGCTGGCACGGCTGCGGCATCTGACACTTCATTTAACCccggctgcttgtgtttttttctgggaAGTAGGCGCAGGTTTGAAATGACTGGCCATTAGTGACAAGTAACAAGTTAGATAGAGTTACCCTGAGCTTTTGATGTCCTCCGAGCACACATTGTTCCCAAcactgtgtatttatatgttttttatgcTTGTATCCATCCATCAGCCTCATGCCCTTGCGTGTTTTTTTATATCCAAACTGAAGTGCTTGCAACACTACCACACACACGAGATTATGCTTGCATCTTAAAAGAGATTTACGTctctcatttctcatttctGACACTGTTAGAAAACAGTTCTGGTCTGGTCTGTTTGCCAAAGGGGATAAGTTGCTGACCATGAACTGCATCATCCGCGGTTCTGCGGAGTCTGGCTGGGGGCCTTTGTTGCATGTTACTCCCTAAGTGGCAACTATCACGGCTTAAGGCTGAAGCGAATGCAGAACTACTTGAAAGTGCAATGTCACCAATGGttgctagatgctggctccaatcGACTCctattcaaaaagtgtcaacctctctctagaaatactaagtcattTACTTTTTTCAACATGTCATtgtggtctcaatcgctaaattcaggccctctaataagtgtgttggtggtcattttggaaattattgctccattaataagattttaaGAGTTAAAGTcgctttgatgtctgctgtgtgggtgttgattgacagctgtgattgacaacTGCTTCTCTCCGGGACTATTCACAATATTTtattaagtttaatgttacttgattacaatGGCTGctctgttagcacaatttagctaaagtagctaatgttagtccaagtgtgcagcgcttgggtgttcccagtaagctagcgttagcttgggtccggGGTAGCGGGGCATGTTTCCACACCATAAAAGGAAACACCCCGCTCTCCTTATTGGAAAGGTCCTGGCTCTGAATGGAAAAGATGACGCCGACCATAaacagcaactctgggcttcaaaccggctcgTCACGCATGCCTATAAATGGCCGTCCATTccgtagtctttgttgctaatgatttttcatgtgttgtttgcgtttACTTTCATGTTTCGGATCGGATTCCGGTACAAACACATCTGGATGTAATTGAGAAGTTGGCatgaaaaagtagtgaaatcctcctacttttgtttgtttacgtagccttcTGAGTCACcagaagcttcctgaagctaaCCAACCAGAATAGaatgggctcatcgggaggggggctAAAGGAAGCTAAAGAAGctaaaacgacctgtttcagacagaggttgaactgaggggctgcgtaaAAGGGCTTTAAAAGATATATAATgagtttttaaaactgtaaatcatgcaaagatattccagtagagccctagaataaaaatacagacctggaaatgtgcacaatatggcccctttaatgCTTTGGGTACCATAAACATCTCATTCACCTCCATTATATTAGCTAACTACAGGTAAGtaaaaaaataagcatttttgTGACTTTGTTGAACTGCCCCTTTATGTTCATAGACCATGATCCTCCAgccatttaaaatacataatttatagCTGTATATATTAGGTCTTGTCATATAAAAGCATCAGAACCAAACAAACTATTTTCACCGCCATCTGTTAATTGAGTGATTGCAAGGGGGTTGACTGTCGGTTTAGGTTTGTTTGTGTAGTGTCCAAAGCGACCGGTGCTCTGATCACGAGTGTTTCTATCTATGTATAGGAGTAACggagaggtggaggtggtgatgGGGAACGTAAATCCAACACACGCTGCTCCGTGTCACCTCTCCTGCTCGGACCCCCGGAATCGTCTCCATGCTACCGGAGCGTGAGCGAGGCTAATTTCATTTTGCGTCGGTCATCAGAAAAGTTGATCTGCGAGCCTCTTTTCCATGCCGTTTTCAGTGTCTATGAGTCACAGCGTTTATTAATATAGAcgtttgtttatgtgttgatGTGCTCTTAGAGTTGTCCTTCCCCCTATATATAGCCCTTTAGATCTCCAAGGGGTAACGTGAGACATGTTCATCTCCTTTCCTTGCTTTCACACTTGCCTCTCTACTACTACCTCCTTCTGGTCTCTCTTTTCTCAGTACTTTTGAGGTATCCACTCCATCTTAATGCACATGTTGGCTCTGGCAGTCGTCCCTGAGTGGTTGACGAGGGATTGCATCTCCAAAACGTATCCCTCCTCTAACGGTAAACCTCCATCAAACCTGCTCTGTCTcagtttctcctctcttctttccttactcatgttttttttccaccggTGGTTTAACTGCTCTCCTCATCTCCTTCATTCCTCCCTCTCAATCTAAGTGGATCAGATTTAATGACAAGTCCAAAATAATATCGAGAAAAGCTTGCCCTCGCCGTCTCTATTCTCTATCTGCTGACCTTGCTTTCCTTTTCCTCGATCTTGAGATTGTTTTTGTAACTTGAACTGCaaattctgcatttttttttctcctactcagccttcagttttttttctccagcagttGATAAAGGagataaaactgttttcacCTTGTACCGTGAGAGTTGGTTTATGTTTGGCAAAGTGACACCTGTTGGCACCTGTTGTCCTTCAATGTTCACCTCATCATTTCCTGGCAGCGTTAACGTCTGTTCTCTTTGCACCCCGTCAGCTACTCTCCCCCCGTTCCCTCACCCATATGGTTTCCTCCCTCGTTCATGTGAATTTCCATCTGCAGCCTTGTGAATCCAACAATCCAACAAGAAGCATCATGTAACCCATCACACAGCAGCCCCTCCTCACCTCCCTCCGTTCCTTCTCATTCCTGAACTCAGGCAGAGTCTCCAGGCAGAAGATGAGAATGGAAATCACGATGACCGCAACGCTAATGATGGCGATGATCCGAGCGCCGCTTGAGGACTCCGGATACTCAAACAGCATCCAGAGGCGACGCTGCAAATCGTTGCTTGGTAAaggcctctcctcctccttggCGAAGCCTTCGTCCTCCTTGAAGCGGTCGATGATCTCCTCTCCGAGCTCGTAGAAGCACAGTTCCTCCAAAAACATGTCCAGAGGGACGTTGGCGGGCCTCCGTAACCTCCCGCCTGACTGGTAGAAGTACAAGATGGCATCAAAGCAGACCCGGCTCCTGTCCAGGAAGAGTTCATTATGCAGCGGGTCAAAGTAGCGAAGTCGTTTACGGGGGTCACCCAGCAGGGAGTCCGGGAACTGAGCGAGGGTGCGCAGCTGGGTCTCATAACGCATCCCTGACACGTTGATGGCCAGGCGCTCAGTCAGAGCCCAGCCGCTCCTCCACTGACAGCGACGGTTCTCCCTCTTGGCCTCCCCGCTCGGCTCCGTCTCACTGCTCTCCCTCTCCAGCTTGTTGTGCTGATCTTTGGTCCACTTGTCTTCATCACCGGCCTCCTcagctttctgtttttcttctgtctgccctcctccttctgtgcctCCTTTACCACCTCCCTTGTCTTTTTTATCCATCTCTCAACCTTTGATTTTCTCTTTCCTGTCTtacttttcttgtctctttgctctggaggaaagaaaataatgttaacCTGGCGATGCAGAAACAACAGAACGGGGAAACATGAGTagataaaggaaaaaaaatgaaaataaattaaacagtaTAAGGTATATCTACTACTTTTGTGCATATAAATctttttcacataaaataaattgtcctttagttgtttgttttttgccaaaACATCCAACTAGCAGTTACACAGCATCACTAATAACACATCATTATTATCCTAGAACATTTAGGAACCactcaataaaatataaacatcaaaATCTTACCtcagtgttttctgtgaatTCAACTGAGCACTTTTCTGCACAttagaaacaagaaaaattacattaagaGTGAGTAGAAACATGCTACATTGAAAATTGCTGAccatacaattaaaaacaaatcagaattAGTAATAAAATTCTTCTGGTTTAGCAATTATTTGTAGATTTCtgcaacattttactgtaaatcacacTCCATGCAAAAAATCTCTCTACATGCAAGAAACTTCATGCTCACGACCAGTTTATCACAATGACCAGTGCAACCGGTGGGAAACAAACTGATACCGGCTTCTTCCTCTCACACGTCTGTCTGCCAGAGCTGCTGATTCAAACTAATCACACATCCGGAGAATGACCATgactctctcctcctctacctccacCTCAGGGTGTCTTTTGGGGCTGAACCATTCCCTCCTTGTGAAACAGTTTAGTCTATCGATTGCCTCATCATGATGTGTGATGTTGGTttgggaggagggaggagggaggagggaggggatgggaggaggcagagggagcAGCGTGGCTCCTTCAGTGGCTGCTGTAGTGTTAATCTGTAACCAGGGTGAAGTGAAGATAGTTATGCTTGTTTGTAGGTCACTCACTGTCTTCACTTTCTCCCTTGTGCTCTCTCTCACGCTCGGTACACCCTCGGGGAATGCTGTCAGGCAGAAATTCAATCTTCGACCCTCTCCTAGCCCAAGAGCCACCGCTGTTTCTTTGCCTCCTTCTTTCTACCCCCCCGTAACCCTTCCTGCCCGAAAATATGTCAACCTCTTaacccctctctttctcttaaacatactgtacatatttgcACACGCGTGTGGACATGAACTTGCATACTCACATAGCAGAGGCCAAAaagtttatgttaaaaaaaagaaaaggattttttaaaagagaGTTGTGTTAGTAATTATCATGATTTATACTCTGGGATAAAAAGAATTCGACCACAAACATGTGgtgagtatttttttattggtgtcttcattttattttactataaGTATAAATCTGGTGGACTGTAGTTATTTTAGACACATCATGAAATCTAAACTCAAGCATGTGTGTGGCACTGCAGTAAAACTACAACTCCCATAACACGCTTTATTGACAGCTGCACTTTGCAAATGTCGCCTTCACTTCACTTTTCAGAATTGTAAATGCAGCCGTCTGCTACATTCAGTCGCTTTTGGgggaaaataagaaataagacTGTATCAACACAATTTACTTCAATGTTTCATGCAGAATTTaggattttaattaatttatagccacactagcagcatgGCTGTAGAGATGGCTTCAACCACTTTGATTCAGACTGAAATAACTCAACAAGTATTGGATGATTTGCCATAAAATGATGTGCAGACATTCACAGAGGTTGGCGTTTTGGAGGTTTATCGAAATGTCTCGACGACTGTTGGATTCCCATGAAATTTTGTAT
The genomic region above belongs to Thunnus albacares chromosome 17, fThuAlb1.1, whole genome shotgun sequence and contains:
- the kcna7 gene encoding potassium voltage-gated channel subfamily A member 7 codes for the protein MDKKDKGGGKGGTEGGGQTEEKQKAEEAGDEDKWTKDQHNKLERESSETEPSGEAKRENRRCQWRSGWALTERLAINVSGMRYETQLRTLAQFPDSLLGDPRKRLRYFDPLHNELFLDRSRVCFDAILYFYQSGGRLRRPANVPLDMFLEELCFYELGEEIIDRFKEDEGFAKEEERPLPSNDLQRRLWMLFEYPESSSGARIIAIISVAVIVISILIFCLETLPEFRNEKERREKFTIIPHPTIANETIMIPPGFTPFQDPFFIVETICICWFSFELIVRLICAPNKIHFFKDIMNTIDFLAIIPYFVTLGTELVKDKGAQPSMSLALIRVIRLVRVFRIFKLSRHSKGLQILGQTLKASLRELALLIFFLFIGVIIFSSAVYFAEVDSPDTAFTSIPEAFWWAVVSMTTVGYGDMYPETVGGKLVGSMCAIAGVLTISLPVPVIVSNFSYFYHRGMECEDTTQYHHVATSLWEKDKEDDEGEEDEDGTDEGPEYMGDYTPLYGQDRGICPPLNGTLLAGLCAGHVAGDQRGINFYLKEPLVTQV